One segment of Methylocella silvestris BL2 DNA contains the following:
- a CDS encoding nickel-dependent hydrogenase large subunit, translating into MPAAVQTLDISPVGRVEGDLDVRVDVQDGVVVNAWTQAELFRGFEVILRNKDPQAGLIVTPRACGICGASHLTCAAWALDTAWGTTVPRNAILARNLGQVVESIQSLPRHHYGLFMIDYTNKNYAKSKYYEEAVKRWAPFTGTNYEIGVTISGRPVEIYALLGGQWPHSSYMVPGGVMCAPTLTDVTRSWGILEHFRRNWIEPIWLGCSLERYEEIKSLDDFKAWLDERPEHANSDLGMFWRMSEDIGLDKYGQGHGRFVSWGYLPHEDKYNKPTIEGRNASLFMKSGVYDSKTDAHQLMDQSFTREDTIRAWYDEPSGKHPFDRTTAPTRKNTVDAEGKYSWATAVRHAQAGRLEAGPLARQLIAGGPHGEEWQHYDPLVLDMFKKLGGASVMLRHFARMHECVKLYRRAEYYLKEFRLNDPWYIKPTERDGRGWGATEAIRGALCHWIEIEGGKIKNYQIIAPTTWNVGPRSDDGVRGPMEEALIGAPIADPSDPVEIGHVCRSYDSCLVCTVHAHDAKTGKELARFRTA; encoded by the coding sequence ATGCCCGCCGCTGTACAGACACTCGATATTTCGCCGGTCGGCCGCGTCGAAGGCGACCTCGACGTCCGCGTCGACGTTCAGGATGGCGTCGTCGTCAACGCCTGGACCCAGGCCGAACTCTTCCGCGGCTTTGAGGTGATCCTGCGCAACAAGGACCCGCAAGCCGGGCTCATCGTCACGCCGCGCGCCTGCGGCATTTGCGGCGCCTCGCACCTCACCTGCGCGGCCTGGGCGCTCGACACGGCATGGGGGACAACCGTGCCGCGCAACGCCATCCTTGCGCGCAACCTCGGTCAGGTGGTCGAAAGCATACAGAGCCTGCCGCGACACCACTACGGGCTCTTCATGATCGACTACACCAACAAGAATTATGCGAAGTCGAAATATTATGAGGAGGCCGTCAAGCGCTGGGCGCCCTTTACCGGAACAAACTATGAAATCGGCGTGACGATTTCCGGCCGCCCTGTCGAAATCTACGCCTTGCTCGGCGGTCAATGGCCGCATTCAAGCTATATGGTGCCCGGCGGCGTGATGTGCGCTCCGACGCTGACCGACGTGACCCGCTCCTGGGGCATTCTCGAACATTTCCGGCGCAATTGGATCGAGCCGATATGGCTTGGCTGTTCGCTGGAGCGTTACGAGGAGATCAAGTCGCTTGACGATTTCAAGGCCTGGCTCGACGAACGGCCGGAACACGCCAACTCCGATCTTGGCATGTTCTGGCGCATGAGCGAGGATATCGGCCTCGACAAATACGGACAGGGGCATGGTCGCTTCGTCAGCTGGGGCTACCTGCCGCACGAAGACAAATACAACAAACCCACCATCGAAGGCCGCAACGCGTCCTTGTTCATGAAGAGCGGCGTCTATGATTCCAAGACCGACGCCCATCAATTGATGGATCAATCCTTCACGCGCGAAGACACGATTCGCGCCTGGTACGACGAACCCAGCGGAAAGCATCCGTTCGACCGCACGACCGCCCCGACCCGCAAGAATACGGTTGATGCGGAAGGCAAATATTCCTGGGCGACGGCGGTGCGGCATGCGCAGGCGGGCCGATTGGAGGCGGGACCCCTCGCCCGTCAGTTGATCGCAGGCGGCCCGCATGGCGAGGAGTGGCAGCATTATGATCCGCTCGTGCTCGATATGTTCAAGAAGCTGGGCGGCGCGAGCGTGATGCTTCGCCATTTCGCGCGCATGCATGAATGCGTGAAACTGTACCGCCGCGCGGAATATTATCTGAAGGAATTCAGACTGAACGATCCCTGGTATATCAAGCCGACGGAGCGGGACGGTCGCGGCTGGGGCGCGACGGAAGCGATCCGCGGCGCGCTGTGCCATTGGATCGAGATCGAAGGAGGCAAGATCAAGAATTATCAGATCATCGCCCCGACCACATGGAATGTCGGCCCGCGCTCGGACGATGGCGTGCGCGGACCGATGGAGGAGGCGCTGATCGGCGCGCCAATCGCCGATCCAAGCGACCCAGTCGAGATCGGCCATGTCTGCCGGTCCTATGATTCATGCCTCGTTTGCACGGTGCACGCCCACGACGCCAAGACAGGAAAAGAGCTCGCGCGTTTCAGAACCGCTTGA
- a CDS encoding NifU family protein, producing the protein MNAVDIIATKRDDLAGYAGDIERLEAIFSTWNATQRGAVETYRRAIEDLNGEALRRLVRMLKQEPAALAAMKQAATDEIVYAVLRRHNILKPSLSERIESALEGVRPMLAAHGGDVELVSVRPPAIEVRFVGSCDGCPASSMTFHAGVKKAVAEACPEITDILQVKGVSHAAGAGNVHFVSPFAHGAADGWRFVCGIEEIPQGGVNAVVIDGRNVILSRQDAVLSCFENACAHLGLALDGGEIAHGVITCPYHGFQYDLLSGECLTAPEVALQPHAVRVVGNCVEVRLSS; encoded by the coding sequence ATGAACGCAGTCGACATCATTGCAACAAAGCGCGACGATCTTGCTGGCTACGCCGGCGATATCGAGCGGCTTGAAGCAATCTTTTCGACCTGGAATGCGACGCAACGCGGCGCGGTAGAGACGTATCGCCGCGCCATCGAAGATCTGAACGGCGAGGCGCTTCGCCGCCTCGTGCGCATGCTGAAGCAGGAGCCTGCCGCGCTCGCCGCGATGAAGCAGGCGGCGACCGACGAAATTGTCTACGCGGTGCTGCGCCGTCACAACATCTTGAAGCCCAGTCTCAGCGAACGTATCGAGAGTGCGCTTGAGGGCGTGCGGCCCATGCTCGCCGCGCATGGCGGCGACGTCGAACTGGTGAGCGTCCGTCCACCGGCAATCGAGGTGCGTTTCGTCGGTTCCTGCGACGGCTGCCCGGCCTCATCGATGACCTTCCACGCGGGCGTCAAGAAAGCCGTCGCGGAGGCCTGCCCCGAGATCACCGACATCCTTCAGGTCAAGGGCGTGAGCCATGCCGCCGGCGCTGGAAACGTCCATTTCGTCAGCCCCTTCGCGCATGGCGCAGCCGATGGCTGGCGCTTCGTTTGCGGCATCGAAGAGATCCCGCAAGGCGGCGTCAACGCCGTTGTGATCGACGGGCGGAATGTGATCCTCTCGCGCCAGGACGCTGTGCTGTCCTGCTTTGAGAACGCCTGCGCCCATCTTGGCCTGGCGTTGGACGGCGGCGAGATCGCCCACGGCGTCATCACCTGCCCCTACCACGGCTTCCAATATGATCTCTTAAGCGGAGAATGCCTGACCGCGCCGGAAGTAGCGCTACAGCCGCACGCCGTTCGCGTCGTCGGCAATTGCGTCGAGGTGAGGCTGTCGTCATGA
- a CDS encoding hydrogenase maturation protease — protein MIAIIGCGNANRRDDGVGPEVIHALRARGLESAGVKLFDAGTDGMAVMFAARGCAALIIVDAANSGSEPGALYEVPGHELERPYTPSLNLHDFRWDAALHAGRQIFRDAFPQDVTVFLIEAQELGLGIGLSPAVAAAADKVAQRIEALIGARVEQFQT, from the coding sequence ATGATCGCCATTATCGGCTGCGGAAACGCCAACCGGCGCGACGACGGCGTCGGCCCGGAAGTCATTCATGCGCTGCGCGCGCGCGGATTGGAAAGCGCTGGCGTCAAACTGTTCGACGCCGGGACCGACGGCATGGCGGTCATGTTCGCTGCGCGCGGATGCGCCGCCTTGATCATCGTCGACGCTGCGAATTCGGGGAGCGAGCCCGGCGCGCTTTATGAGGTCCCGGGGCATGAGCTCGAACGGCCCTATACGCCCAGCCTCAACCTGCATGATTTTCGTTGGGACGCGGCGCTCCACGCCGGCCGGCAGATCTTCCGCGACGCATTTCCGCAAGACGTCACGGTTTTTCTGATCGAGGCGCAAGAGCTCGGCTTGGGAATTGGCTTGTCGCCTGCTGTCGCGGCGGCCGCCGACAAGGTCGCGCAACGCATCGAGGCGTTGATCGGCGCGCGCGTCGAGCAATTTCAGACATGA